The Acetobacter sp. DNA window ATAAACCATAAGCCTTTTGTGGGGGAGATGTGCAACAGGCCGCGTCTGAAAAGTCGGGGTTGTGTCCTGTTCGTGATGGTGTTCAGGAATATTGCAGGCGGACAAGCGCCTTCCTGCTGGACGGGTTGCTGTTGGTTCTCAAATTGCGACAGTTGTGCAATCAGGAATGGCATAGGGTAATCATTGCCTGTAACGTTGTGTGATATGAATATTGAAGGCGTCTTGACACCATGAAACCCTCGACATTTTTTCGTCCGGTCAGGTCCTGCCGTGCCGTAGCCCTTGCCGCCATGATGTCTGGATGTGCAGTCACCGCTCTTGTGGCCGAACCTGCGGCAGCGCAAAGCGTGATTACTGCCACAGATAGTACGATTGCTACGGTTGAAACCGTTGACAGCGATACGGGAGAAATCCTGCTGCGTGCTGAAGATGGTGATCTGTTCACGCTTGATGTGCCTTTGAAGCGTCATGCTCTGCCCCATCTGGATGTGGGAGACCGACTGAGCATTCGTGCGCTCAAGACGCTGGATGCAACGCTTGCGGCTCCCGACAGCCCGGTGCCGCAGTCCACCACGTCCACCGCCCGTGGTTACGCGAATCGTCATCCGCACGGTACGCTTGTGACCTTCAGGCGTCGGCGTGTCAGTGTTGTCTCAGCCGACGCGGATGCGCACACCTTGACGGTCATCGATTCAGCCGGAACGCAGCGTGAAGTCGTGGTGAAGCAGAAAATATTCCAGCCGATGCTCGCCCAGTTGAAAAAAGACGACAAGATTGATGTCACGACGATGGAATCAGTGTCGTTCACTGTTCTTAATCGTGTGGTCGCACCCAACATATCGGTTCAGCAGCAGGCTGGCGCACCGGTTTCTCCCAGTGCTCCGTCGCAGCCTTCCGCGCCTGCTTCTGCCGGCCAGTAATCCGGCATGAGGAGAAAAACCGTTTTTCTTGCCGGGAAAGCGGACAGTTCTCTCAGTGTCTCCGTGCTGCACAGGATGACAAGGCTGATTACGGTCTTTGTCATCCTGATAGGAATCACGGCCTGTCATGCCTCTGAAGAAAGCGGAAATCACCGTTCTGTTCGAGGCTTGTATGGGACCGGAAGTATAGGCGTGGCACCGTAAGGAAAGATGGTTACAGGATTGGCGCTTCTGTCTTCAGGATGCGGCGGGTTTCCTGCGGGGCTGTCTGGTCTGTCCTCTGGCAGAGGCTTTCTTTGATTGCGCCTGCTTTTTTCTGGGTGTGCTCAGGATCAGGCTGTCCGGAAGGGCGGCCTCTGCGATCACACCTCCAGAGATGGTTTCCATGACAGGGCGTCCTTCATCCCGGCCATGTGAGATGTAATGGCGCAAGGGCGGAAAACCTGCGGCTCCCACATCGGCATTGAGCTGGAGGTAAATCGCAGGATCAAAATAAGTCGTTTTTGTAATCCTGCCTTTGGTCACATCAATAAAATCAGTTTGATCTGGTATGCCGGGTTTTCCGGAGGCCTTTTCTGTCAGGTATTGGGAGGCGATTCCCAAGGCTGGCATGAGGTCGGCCAGCCCCTGAAATCGCAGAAAGACCCCGTTATCAAACTGCCTGAGATAATCATCCTCTTTCATGCCCAGATACCGGATCAGACGGGCTTCCGGTCCATTGTAGCCTGTCAGAATTTTGGGGTTATCGAGGGGGACGGCCTTTTCCAGCTTATAACGCGCATGTTGCAGCAGATTGGAAAAAGGCTTGTTGTGCATGTGAAGGAAAGTGAAATCCGTAATCCGCCGCCCATGGGAGATTCTCGACGAGCAACTCTGGAAGCCAAAGTCCATGTCGTCCAGAGTCTCTGCCGCAAGGAAAGTCCGGATATGCGGTTCGGGTCGAAAATATCCCGGTCTTGAAGGCACATTGAACAGCATCGACTGAATCTCGAATGTGCGCTTGTCACCGAGCAGGGCGTCAAAGGCTCCGTGGATGGCTGTTCTGGCGCAACTCAGGCCGTCCTCCGTAAAAACGGCAAGAAATTCATCACAGTCGACGGGGAGAACAAAATCATACTGCCCTCCAGAATCCCAGTGACGAATGACATTTTTGAAATGTTCGTGGCGACCGAGAAAATCCTCCGGGCGATTATGCCCCCAGTGAATATCCGCGCCTGCGCGTTCATATGTTCTGAGGGTTTCAATGACAGCCGGATCAGTCGAGTTGTTGTCAAAAACACAGAGATTCTGAAAGCCGAAAAGATAACCGTAATATCGGAACCAGGCCTCAAGGAGGAGTGTCTCATCCCGCTGCATCATGAGACATCTTACTCGGGCCATCGCTGTTTTTCCTTCGCCTGCTCCGGACAGTCACTCCGGCTTATCATGGAAATTATTAAAGATATCTTTCCTGTGAGCGTGAGTTAGGTTGGAGGTAATAAATATTCAGCATACCGCCGGGTCTTTCCACCCGGCCGAATGACGCTTTCGTGGGGACGCTCTGGCGTGCGGGGGGCAAGAACGCTAAGAGAACAAACATGACTTCACGAGCCCGCCTCATCGGCATCGATCCCGGATTGCGCTTCACTGGTTGGGGTGTGATCGACGTTGACGGCAATCGTCTCATTCACGTCGCGGACGGGGTGATCGCAACCGATAGCAGTGAGCCTGTGCCCGCCCGGCTGTGCGCCCTTTATGATGCGCTGACGGCCCTGATCCAGACACACAAACCCAATGAAGCCGCCGTGGAAGAAACCTATGTCAACCGCAACGGTTCCTCGACCCTGAAGCTTGGATATGCCCGTGGGGTTGCGCTTCTGGCTCCCGCGTTAGAAGGTCTGGAAGTGGCTGAATATGGGGCGATGTCCGTCAAGCGCGCTGTGGTCGGAACGGGAGCGGCTACCAAGGAGCAGGTTGAAATGATGGTGCGTCGCCTGCTGCCCAGCGCTTCGATCTCCCGCAATGACGCGTCGGACGCACTGGCAGTCGCCATCTGTCACGCGCATCACCGCGCCAGCGCCTTGCGAGTGGAAACAGGGAGCTGGAGCGCTTCTGCCCGTGGCGCGGGTGCGCGCCGATGATCGCTTCCCTGACCGGTCTGCTTTCCCATGTGGAGAATGATCGCTGCGTGATCGACGTGAATGGTGTGGGCTATCTCGTCTTTGCCTCCACCCGCACGATTTCGGCGCTCCCGAACCCACCCGAGCTTGCAAAGGTTCTGGTCGAAACCATTGTCCGTGAAGACGCCATCCTTCTCTATGGTTTCGCAACCACGGCCGAGCGCGAATGGTTTCGCACACTCACCGCCATTCAGGGTGTTGGCGCCAAGGTGGCGCTCGGTCTCCTCTCCACACTGTCTCCGTCCGAACTGATTTCCGCCATCGCCAGCGCAGACAAGGCCAGTCTGACCCGTGCGCCCGGTGTGGGAGGGCGTCTTGCAGATCGTCTGCTGACCGAATTGCGCGACAAGGCCGGAAAAATGCCGGGTGGCGGGGGCGGCACAGCGACAGCCGCGATCATCGCTCAGGGTAATGTCGGTGGAACCATTGAGGCGGACGCCCTGCTGGCGCTCGCCGGGTTGGGCTTTCGCCGCGCGGAAGCATGGCCGATCGTGTCGCGTCTGATTGCGGAAAAAGGCGCCGATGCGACGCTGGATGGCGTTATCCGTGATGCCCTGAAAGATCTGGCGAAATGAACGACCGCACAGTCGATCCCGGACGCACCGAAGAGGATATGGGGGAAGGTGGTCTTCGCCCCCAGACCCTTGCCGACTTCACAGGCCAGAAAGCAAGCCGGGAAAATCTGGCTATTTTTATCGAAGCAGCGCGTAATCGCGGCGAGGCGCTCGACCATGTTCTGCTGCATGGACCGCCGGGGTTGGGAAAGACGACTCTCGCGCAGATTGTCTCACGTGAACTCGGTGTGGGGTTTCGCGCCACGTCCGGGCCAGTGATCCAGAGGGCAGGGGATCTGGCGGCTATCCTGACCAATCTTCAGCCGCGTGATGTGCTGTTCATTGACGAGATTCATCGCCTGCAACCCGCCATTGAGGAAATCCTCTATCCGGCGATGGAGGATTTCCAGCTTGATCTGATCATCGGAGAGGGACCGGCCGCCCGCTCGGTAAGGATTGATCTCGCACCATTCACGCTGGTCGCGGCGACAACCCGCGCCGGGTTGCTGGCGACGCCTCTGCGGGACCGTTTCGGTATCCCGCTACGGCTGGTGTTCTACACCCCGGACGAGTTGCAGCTCATCGTGTCCAGAGGCGCACGCAAGCTTGGTTTTGCGTTGACGGAGGCTGGCGCGATGGAGATTGCCCGTCGGTCACGCGGAACACCGCGTATTGCCGGGCGACTCTTGCGGCGGGTACGGGATTTCGCGTCGGTCGGCAATGTTGATGGCGAACCTGTCGGCGCTGAACTGGCTGATGCGGCGCTGACCCGTCTTGAGGTGGATGGTCTGGGTCTTGACGGCATGGACCGTCGCTATCTGCGGCGGATCGCGGACTATCACAACGGCGGTCCGGTCGGTGTGGAAACACTGGCGGCGGCTCTAGCCGAAGCGAGAGACACGCTGGAGGATGTGATCGAGCCGTATCTGATTCAGGAGGGGCTGGTGCTGCGTACCAGCCGGGGGCGCGTGCTGGGTGAGCGTGGCTGGCGACATCTCGGGCTGACACCACCGGCATCGGCCCAGATGGCGCAGTTCGATCTGCTTGCAGAAGATGACGTGACCGGAGAAGACGAAGCATGACCATTCATAATATCGACTTCCGAATCTATTACGAAGACACCGATGCGGGTGGTGTCGTCTATCATGCGCGCTATCTGGCTTTTGCAGAGCGGGCGCGCACGGAAGCCATCCGTTCGGAAGGCATGTCGGCGATGGACCTGCTGAACGATCACGGCCTTCTGTTCGTGGTTCGCAACGCGACTCTCGATTATCGCCGTCCACTGCGTCTCGACGATGTCTTCACTGTCCGCACCAGACTGAAGGCGCAGGCGGCCGCGACATGTCATCTGGTGCAGGATTTTATCAAGGATGACACGATTTGCGTTCATACGGATGTGCGGCTGGCCTGCATCCGTGCTGCAGATGGGCGGCCTGCCCGATTTCCGCCTTCGTGGCGTGCTCTGCTTGCCAGACTTGAAGAATGAAACACGAATGATGGGAAGGTCTCTTCTGCTTTCCGCGGGAAGACAGTAAGGATCGCCAGACGATTCGACTATTCGGCGAGTCGGGAGTGCACTGTCTTCTCTGGCTGTCGCTGGGAGCCGGTCGCGCGGCAGAAAAAAGCAGGTCCGTTCAGGACAGGAGGCGTTTTTTGGATCAAGCAGCGGTAGACGCAACAAATCTCGCCGCAGCTGCGGGCGGGAATTTGTCGCTGTGGGGCCTGTTCGTGCAGGCGTCGTTCGTCGTCAAACTGGTTATGCTCGGCCTTGTCGGTTGCAGCATCTGGGTCTGGGCCATCATCTTCGACAAGATTGTAACCCTTCGTCGTGTCGAGCGGCAGGCTACAGCTTTTGAGGACAAGTTCTGGTCCGGCGGCAGTCTGGACGATCTGTATGAAAACGAGGGCGCCAAGCCTGCCCATCCGATGGCCGCCATTTTTGGCGCGGCGATGGGCGAGTGGCGTCGGTCCTCCCGTATTCCGGGCGTGGATCTCGTTCATGGCGGCGTGCAGGAGCGGGTCGACAGGGCGATGAACATCACCATTACGCGTGAGATGGAACGTCTTGAGCGCTGGATGATTTTCCTCGCAACCATCGGGCCGATCGCACCGTTTATCGGTCTGTTCGGCACGGTCTGGGGCATCATGCATTCGTTCAGCTCGATTGCGGCGATGCACAACACGAACCTGAGCGTTGTGGCCCCCGGTATCTCCGAGGCGCTGTTCGCAACGGCGATCGGTCTTATCACTGCGATTCCGGCTGTGATCGGCTACAACGTGATCAACAATTCCCTGACGCATTTTCAGGATCGTCTGGAAGGCTTCGGCACCGAATTCGCAGCCATCCTGTCCCGTCAGTCCGAGGAAAGGGCGTAAGTCATGGGCGTGTCGGTCGGAGGAAGGGGCGGTCGTCGCGGCTCACGCCGTCGTGGTCGTCCGATGTCGGACATCAACGTCACACCGCTTGTCGACGTCATGCTGGTGCTGCTGATCATTTTTATGGTCACGTCACCGATGATGACCAGCGGCGTCAACGTGGATCTGCCGAAAACCGACGCCAAGCCGGTGAATGCGGACACCAAGCCGATCACCGTGTCCATCAAGGCGGACGGTTCCATCTATCTCGGTGACAACCCTGTTTCCGCGGATGAACTGGTCAGTCAGCTCAAGGCCGCTGCACAGAATGATCAGGAGCACCGTATCTTTGTGCGGGGTGACGCGCATATCGACTACGGCAAGGTCATGCAGGTAATGGGCCAGATCACGGCTGGTGGCTTCACGCATGTCGCCCTGCTGGCGCAGCAGCCTGCTGCCACAGGTCAGTGAGTTCTGTCGCTCATGCCTGAAACTGCTGCTTTTTTCTTCACTATGCCCCGGTGCGGTAGCCACGGACCTCAAGAACGGTCCGTCGGTCTGCCGCGCTGCGGTGCGATGTCAGGAGTCTGACACTCCATGGTTCGGCCCCGCCGTTCCGAAACAATTCTGCTGCGGCGCTCGACGATTGCCTCGGGCACGCT harbors:
- a CDS encoding glycosyltransferase family 2 protein yields the protein MARVRCLMMQRDETLLLEAWFRYYGYLFGFQNLCVFDNNSTDPAVIETLRTYERAGADIHWGHNRPEDFLGRHEHFKNVIRHWDSGGQYDFVLPVDCDEFLAVFTEDGLSCARTAIHGAFDALLGDKRTFEIQSMLFNVPSRPGYFRPEPHIRTFLAAETLDDMDFGFQSCSSRISHGRRITDFTFLHMHNKPFSNLLQHARYKLEKAVPLDNPKILTGYNGPEARLIRYLGMKEDDYLRQFDNGVFLRFQGLADLMPALGIASQYLTEKASGKPGIPDQTDFIDVTKGRITKTTYFDPAIYLQLNADVGAAGFPPLRHYISHGRDEGRPVMETISGGVIAEAALPDSLILSTPRKKQAQSKKASARGQTRQPRRKPAAS
- the ruvC gene encoding crossover junction endodeoxyribonuclease RuvC — encoded protein: MTSRARLIGIDPGLRFTGWGVIDVDGNRLIHVADGVIATDSSEPVPARLCALYDALTALIQTHKPNEAAVEETYVNRNGSSTLKLGYARGVALLAPALEGLEVAEYGAMSVKRAVVGTGAATKEQVEMMVRRLLPSASISRNDASDALAVAICHAHHRASALRVETGSWSASARGAGARR
- the ruvA gene encoding Holliday junction branch migration protein RuvA, which translates into the protein MIASLTGLLSHVENDRCVIDVNGVGYLVFASTRTISALPNPPELAKVLVETIVREDAILLYGFATTAEREWFRTLTAIQGVGAKVALGLLSTLSPSELISAIASADKASLTRAPGVGGRLADRLLTELRDKAGKMPGGGGGTATAAIIAQGNVGGTIEADALLALAGLGFRRAEAWPIVSRLIAEKGADATLDGVIRDALKDLAK
- the ruvB gene encoding Holliday junction branch migration DNA helicase RuvB — its product is MNDRTVDPGRTEEDMGEGGLRPQTLADFTGQKASRENLAIFIEAARNRGEALDHVLLHGPPGLGKTTLAQIVSRELGVGFRATSGPVIQRAGDLAAILTNLQPRDVLFIDEIHRLQPAIEEILYPAMEDFQLDLIIGEGPAARSVRIDLAPFTLVAATTRAGLLATPLRDRFGIPLRLVFYTPDELQLIVSRGARKLGFALTEAGAMEIARRSRGTPRIAGRLLRRVRDFASVGNVDGEPVGAELADAALTRLEVDGLGLDGMDRRYLRRIADYHNGGPVGVETLAAALAEARDTLEDVIEPYLIQEGLVLRTSRGRVLGERGWRHLGLTPPASAQMAQFDLLAEDDVTGEDEA
- the ybgC gene encoding tol-pal system-associated acyl-CoA thioesterase → MTIHNIDFRIYYEDTDAGGVVYHARYLAFAERARTEAIRSEGMSAMDLLNDHGLLFVVRNATLDYRRPLRLDDVFTVRTRLKAQAAATCHLVQDFIKDDTICVHTDVRLACIRAADGRPARFPPSWRALLARLEE
- the tolQ gene encoding protein TolQ, whose protein sequence is MDQAAVDATNLAAAAGGNLSLWGLFVQASFVVKLVMLGLVGCSIWVWAIIFDKIVTLRRVERQATAFEDKFWSGGSLDDLYENEGAKPAHPMAAIFGAAMGEWRRSSRIPGVDLVHGGVQERVDRAMNITITREMERLERWMIFLATIGPIAPFIGLFGTVWGIMHSFSSIAAMHNTNLSVVAPGISEALFATAIGLITAIPAVIGYNVINNSLTHFQDRLEGFGTEFAAILSRQSEERA
- the tolR gene encoding protein TolR, coding for MGVSVGGRGGRRGSRRRGRPMSDINVTPLVDVMLVLLIIFMVTSPMMTSGVNVDLPKTDAKPVNADTKPITVSIKADGSIYLGDNPVSADELVSQLKAAAQNDQEHRIFVRGDAHIDYGKVMQVMGQITAGGFTHVALLAQQPAATGQ